A region from the Flavobacterium enshiense genome encodes:
- a CDS encoding P-loop NTPase fold protein, translating into MSTNYNYKILREEVEVTDFYEEQTHENIKCSLLNLIKNEDEGITIGLSGPWGSGKSTIINLLKNDKQNKDNFCFFYFDAWAHEGDPLRRIFLESLINSFKENGNDEDIIKELEEKRKIISREKRVKTTDITRSTTKLGLLLTVAMFFFTIGVALLSAVSYDNVTLKLGGSVNSALLVGIIFSLSPFAVLLYNYNLLRKDKSKLKDLNNWAFLQNNSKETITEDVVGDDERSSIEFEKYFKEILEIYNAQKKRKIVIVLDNLDRVDADVSLRIWSTLQTFIQHKNPASKDYDTFKNVFTIIPYDEQSLKKIWENYTENQDGSRSIDNKFSSSFFDKSFQVRIDVPKPIISNWLDFIQKMVDKSFSEWNKTDKDVVIEVIEKTRKDILDNPKPREIKTYINQVGFLRNHISEQISTKSIAFYVYKRYLQGNSNDEIASYLIDRSKISNEEVNLIDENTILELAAIIYGVSKEQGSQILLTPKILEALNNNNPELLKDLISNFNTVFWSIFKNKITNTDKLRDYLRYCTPINKCFENYDVNINNNFIPSLCQYLSKEKEHNYLFNKNFVQDIKSTSDLFKKFSKDVSIEHVWSFFISVYEYQENKNEASETLNDQRNKFFIETLNHISQTTLINFKVKVLNIKFENWRDLSEYSDFSNISNFLLPSQQNIAETANQINPGHSIPHNVYSLINNYIQHESLNLDPILLNLKNHFSWNYGNQSGNVFNFQSIELFENIFYNYKNHDFSEFLKLPQFYSVCCSTLPENEKDISIIATLCAVYFKEKVIHLTDEISQENYQANNMINNIHDYWKNSDGENAKRSYEILKKNNLLKIVWELSSDANNILCCDIIDLMVSNDDGDAFNIENPFNVLIRVQDIEKKGFNISNLITKFFEYSKLEDDVLMIEDLNLSSNDYVIYKIITSNKSDRILRKIESELKKLDVEVLKESLSVNDYLFDILLKVKEYNNQFFLDKLNDALYGFVCGSFFKNSPMHSLKDWQIENWSKIIKLLEATHYDNFCKRITKLIVDEKENLEGSFFELNNEFINKQFLIELINKEKDIFTLYIQEALQEPSNIDKLIFIEKLFTLDNEKKIKFDKGFKELIRDYVFRINTEDNSEELIRISSIIAKRFSINLEKVKE; encoded by the coding sequence ATGAGCACAAATTACAATTACAAAATTCTAAGAGAAGAGGTAGAAGTTACAGATTTTTATGAAGAGCAAACTCATGAAAATATTAAGTGCTCGTTATTGAATTTAATCAAAAATGAGGATGAGGGGATAACTATTGGCTTATCAGGTCCTTGGGGTTCAGGTAAGTCAACAATTATAAACCTTCTCAAAAATGATAAACAGAATAAGGATAATTTTTGTTTTTTTTATTTTGATGCCTGGGCTCACGAAGGTGACCCTTTAAGAAGGATATTTTTAGAAAGTCTGATAAACTCTTTTAAAGAAAATGGGAATGATGAAGATATAATAAAAGAACTTGAGGAAAAGAGAAAAATTATATCGAGAGAAAAAAGAGTAAAAACCACTGATATAACAAGAAGCACTACAAAGTTAGGTTTGTTGTTGACTGTTGCAATGTTCTTTTTTACAATTGGTGTAGCTTTACTTTCTGCGGTTAGTTATGATAATGTTACTTTAAAATTAGGTGGTTCTGTAAACAGTGCTCTACTAGTAGGTATTATTTTTTCACTTTCTCCTTTTGCCGTGCTGTTATATAATTATAATCTGTTAAGAAAAGATAAATCAAAGCTAAAGGATTTAAATAATTGGGCTTTTTTGCAAAATAATTCTAAGGAGACAATTACCGAAGATGTTGTTGGGGATGATGAAAGAAGTTCAATTGAATTTGAAAAATATTTTAAAGAAATTTTGGAGATATATAATGCTCAAAAAAAGAGAAAAATAGTTATTGTTTTAGATAATCTTGACAGGGTTGATGCAGATGTTTCCCTAAGAATTTGGTCAACATTGCAAACTTTTATTCAACATAAAAACCCAGCTTCAAAGGATTACGATACTTTTAAAAATGTCTTCACAATAATACCTTATGATGAACAGAGTTTAAAGAAAATTTGGGAAAATTATACTGAAAATCAAGATGGTTCGAGAAGTATTGATAATAAGTTTTCCAGCTCATTTTTTGACAAAAGTTTTCAAGTTAGGATTGATGTCCCCAAACCAATCATTTCAAATTGGTTAGATTTTATACAGAAGATGGTTGACAAAAGCTTTTCGGAGTGGAATAAAACCGATAAAGATGTTGTCATTGAGGTAATTGAGAAAACAAGAAAAGATATTTTAGATAATCCCAAACCACGAGAGATAAAAACATACATAAATCAGGTAGGTTTTCTAAGAAATCATATTTCAGAACAAATTTCTACTAAAAGTATTGCGTTTTATGTTTACAAGAGATACTTACAAGGTAATTCCAACGATGAAATAGCTAGTTATTTAATTGATAGGTCAAAAATTTCAAATGAAGAAGTAAACCTAATTGATGAAAATACAATTCTAGAGCTTGCTGCTATAATTTATGGTGTTAGTAAAGAACAAGGTTCACAAATATTATTAACTCCAAAAATTCTGGAGGCTTTGAATAATAATAACCCGGAATTATTAAAGGATTTGATTTCAAATTTCAATACAGTATTTTGGTCTATTTTTAAAAATAAAATTACAAACACCGATAAATTACGAGATTATTTAAGGTATTGTACACCAATCAATAAATGTTTTGAAAATTATGATGTGAATATTAATAATAATTTTATTCCTTCTTTATGCCAATATTTGAGTAAGGAAAAAGAACATAATTATCTATTCAATAAGAATTTTGTACAAGATATCAAAAGTACTTCTGATTTATTTAAAAAGTTCTCTAAAGATGTTAGTATTGAACATGTTTGGTCTTTTTTTATTAGCGTTTATGAATATCAGGAAAATAAAAATGAAGCTTCAGAGACCTTAAATGACCAGAGAAATAAATTTTTTATCGAGACATTAAACCACATTTCTCAGACTACACTAATAAACTTTAAAGTTAAAGTATTAAATATAAAATTTGAAAATTGGAGAGATTTAAGTGAGTATAGTGATTTTTCAAATATTTCAAACTTTTTGCTTCCCTCTCAACAAAATATTGCTGAAACTGCAAATCAGATAAATCCAGGACACAGTATTCCTCATAATGTATACTCTCTGATAAACAATTATATTCAACATGAGTCTTTAAATCTTGATCCAATATTATTAAACTTGAAAAATCATTTTTCTTGGAATTATGGCAATCAAAGTGGAAATGTTTTTAATTTTCAATCAATTGAATTATTTGAAAACATCTTTTATAATTACAAAAACCATGATTTTTCAGAATTCTTAAAATTGCCTCAATTTTATTCTGTCTGTTGTTCTACATTGCCTGAAAATGAAAAAGATATTAGTATTATAGCCACTTTATGTGCTGTATATTTTAAAGAGAAAGTTATCCATTTGACTGATGAAATTTCCCAAGAAAATTATCAGGCAAATAATATGATTAATAATATTCATGATTATTGGAAAAATTCTGATGGAGAAAATGCAAAGCGTTCTTATGAAATTTTGAAGAAAAATAATTTATTGAAAATCGTATGGGAATTAAGTTCTGATGCTAACAACATTCTGTGTTGTGATATAATAGACTTGATGGTTTCAAATGATGATGGTGATGCGTTCAATATTGAGAATCCTTTTAATGTTTTAATAAGAGTTCAGGATATTGAAAAAAAAGGGTTTAATATTTCTAATCTCATTACAAAATTCTTTGAGTATTCTAAATTAGAGGATGATGTTTTAATGATTGAGGATTTAAATTTGAGTTCAAATGATTATGTGATTTATAAAATTATAACTTCGAATAAGTCAGATAGAATACTTCGAAAAATCGAAAGTGAATTAAAAAAACTCGATGTTGAAGTTTTAAAAGAATCGTTATCTGTAAATGATTATTTATTTGATATTTTACTAAAAGTAAAAGAGTATAACAATCAGTTTTTCTTGGATAAATTAAACGATGCCTTATATGGATTCGTTTGTGGTTCTTTTTTTAAAAACAGCCCAATGCATAGCCTTAAAGATTGGCAAATAGAAAACTGGTCTAAAATTATTAAGCTACTGGAAGCTACTCATTATGATAATTTTTGTAAAAGGATAACTAAATTAATTGTTGATGAAAAGGAAAATTTAGAGGGAAGTTTTTTTGAATTAAATAACGAATTTATTAATAAGCAGTTCTTAATTGAATTGATTAATAAGGAAAAAGATATATTCACTCTTTATATTCAAGAAGCTTTGCAAGAACCGTCTAACATTGATAAATTAATATTTATAGAAAAATTATTTACCCTAGATAATGAGAAAAAAATAAAATTTGATAAAGGCTTTAAGGAGCTAATCAGGGATTATGTTTTTAGAATAAATACTGAAGACAATTCTGAAGAACTAATCAGAATATCTTCAATAATTGCTAAAAGGTTTTCCATTAATTTAGAGAAAGTGAAAGAATAA